One segment of Heterodontus francisci isolate sHetFra1 chromosome 28, sHetFra1.hap1, whole genome shotgun sequence DNA contains the following:
- the LOC137385219 gene encoding probable G-protein coupled receptor 139: MKQKEYISNGTLGMPQQEMVKGNCLGNGLKEFNLVAIVILSQGKCGLSTCTTRYLVSMATADLVFIITEVILRRMNYYYFQGSFLNISPVCRVINVLLCVAADYSVWFTVTFTFDRFVAICCQKLKTKYCTEKAAAVVLVTTCILLCLQNLPIYFIYEPVEIINNVPWECAVKPSYFTEPGWVEFDSFDTILTPLLPFTLILLLNTLTVRHILLASRVRKGLRGQSKGENHSDPEIESRRKSMILLFTISGSFILLWLVHVREFLYYTITGKLPDSYNYSERIFREVGFMLRALSCCTNTFIYGVTQSKFREQMKTVPLE, translated from the exons ATGAAACAAAAGGAATACATTTCAAATGGTACACTTGGAATGCCCCAGCAGGAGATGGTGAAGGGAAACTGCCTGGGAAACGGCCTCAAGGAAT ttaatttagtggcgattgtgatcctgtcccagggaaagtgtggactctccacctgtaccactcgctacctggtgtcaATGGCAACTGCAGACCTAGTGtttattatcactgaggtcatactgaggCGGATGAATTATTATTATTTCCagggatctttcctgaacatcagcCCTGTGTGTAGAGTTATCAATGTACTTCTCTGTGTAGCCGCAGActattctgtctggttcaccgtcactttcacctttgatcgatttgtggccatttgttgccagaagctgaaaacaaaatattgcaccgagaaagctgcagctgtggttctagtaACAACCTGCATTCTGTTATGTTTACAAAACCTCCCCAtctactttatatatgaacctgtGGAGATAATCAATAATGTACCCTGGGAATGTGCtgtaaagccaagctattttactgagcccggatgggtggagtTTGACTCGTTCGATacgattttaaccccattgctcccattcactttaattctgttgctgaacactctgacagtcagacacattttattggccagtcgagtccgtaagggactgaggggtcagagtaagggagagaatcacagtgacccagagatagagagcagaaggaagtctatgattttactgttcaccatatctggcagcttcatcctTCTGTGGTTGGTGCATGTTAGAGAATTCTTATATTATACCATTACAGGAAAACTTCCTGATAGCTATAACTATTCTGAAAGAATATTTAGAGAAGTCGGATTTATGCTGCGggctttaagttgctgcacaaacacatttatttatggggtgactcagtccaagttcagagagcag ATGAAGACTGTGCCACTCGAATGA